The following are encoded together in the Hemicordylus capensis ecotype Gifberg chromosome 4, rHemCap1.1.pri, whole genome shotgun sequence genome:
- the BSND gene encoding barttin: MPDGDHLKPRIRVVSVDTESEKFLVKKSAASSIENEIPEKNSSQTPYTSQKEADVYEKSLPTYEQTQTKVVGAAECLGVPSAPALLVSQGGCVQPVVQAKAEVHRASESDGDPASQREAMRFYGKSDGLHSQAPLASFQGEVDASSVESTASSPFLQRCKNAPLVPATESQLRFQLPCYEDFALIDSLMGESQGQSKNKAVAPTQGCCSIPAPARDGTSATDVRPGLLEIKGMQNVEEDDMYYGIKEGPQDIPTSVDAVFGSKD, from the exons aTCAGAGTTGTTTCTGTTGACACAGAGTCTGAGAAGTTCCTTGTAAAGAAGTCTGCTGCTTCATCTATTGAAAATGAGATTCCTGAGAAGAACAG TTCTCAGACACCTTACACCAGCCAGAAAGAAGCTGATGTCTATGAAAAAAGCCTGCCAACGTATGAGCAGACCCAAACAAAGGTGGTAGGTGCTGCGGAGTGCTTGGGAGTTCCGTCTGCCCCAGCCCTGCTAGTCAGCCAAGGAGGATGTGTCCAACCTGTTGTGCAAGCCAAAGCAGAGGTTCACAGGGCTTCAGAGAGTGATGGAGATCCAGCATCCCAGAGGGAAGCCATGAGGTTCTACGG CAAGTCTGATGGGCTTCACAGCCAGGCACCACTAGCTTCCTTTCAAGGGGAGGTGGATGCATCTTCGGTGGAATCTACTGCCAGCAGCCCATTTCTTCAGAGGTGCAAAAATGCCCCACTTGTGCCTGCAACAGAAAGTCAGCTCAGATTCCAGCTTCCTTGCTATGAAGATTTTGCCTTGATTGATTCCCTGATGGGAGAAAGTCAGGGTCAGAGCAAGAACAAGGCAGTGGCACCAACCCAAGGCTGTTGCTCTATTCCTGCTCCAGCAAGAGATGGCACATCTGCTACAGATGTCAGACCTGGGCTATTGGAAATCAAAGGCATGCAGAATGTGGAAGAGGATGATATGTACTATGGGATAAAAGAGGGACCACAAGACATCCCCACATCTGTTGATGCTGTCTTTGGATCAAAAGACTAA